In one Silene latifolia isolate original U9 population chromosome 10, ASM4854445v1, whole genome shotgun sequence genomic region, the following are encoded:
- the LOC141608088 gene encoding uncharacterized protein LOC141608088, which yields MVTVLSTRVHDQLIHVKFLHHVSDKIVSVTFIYGSNDGAEREGLWDELRQIALTVDEWIILGDFNIVSDVEERIGPNPPSLTEILAFNQCLLDSNLDDLQCFGCEYTWTSKREVETRIWSKLDRVLANPFWLIQYPNTHVTILPPGISDHSPLLVQIQKNFQIRKTFSYLNCWEDSQDYDSIVSQAWDLPVKGSAMYKLFAKLKNVRHALIKLHKRDCSGLSGQIKQLKNGLEICQQ from the coding sequence ATGGTGACAGTCCTTTCTACTAGAGTTCATGACCAACTTATCCATGTGAAGTTCTTGCATCATGTATCAGACAAAATTGTTTCAGTAACATTCATTTATGGTAGTAATGATGGAGCTGAAAGAGAAGGTTTATGGGATGAATTAAGACAAATTGCACTTACTGTTGATGAATGGATAATTCTGGGAGATTTCAATATTGTTAGCGATGTGGAGGAAAGAATTGGACCTAATCCACCATCTTTAACTGAGATTCTTGCATTTAATCAGTGTCTTTTGGATAGTAAtctggatgatttacaatgtttTGGATGTGAGTATACCTGGACCAGTAAGAGGGAGGTGGAAACTAGAATCTGGTCTAAATTGGACAGAGTTCTTGCTAATCCTTTCTGGCTGATCCAATATCCAAATACTCATGTCACTATTTTGCCCCCTGGGATCTCAGATCACTCCCCTTTACTGGTTCAGATTCAGAAGAATTTTCAAATTAGAAAGACATTTAGCTATCTTAATTGTTGGGAGGATAGTCAGGACTATGATAGTATTGTTTCACAGGCATGGGACTTGCCAGTCAAAGGGAGTGCTATGTACAAACTCTTTGCAAAATTAAAAAATGTCAGACATGCATTGATTAAATTACACAAGAGGGATTGTTCTGGGCTGTCTGGACAAATAAAGCAGCTCAAAAATGGTCTGGAGATTTGTCAACAATAG